GGGTGGGCGGGCGGGCGGGATCGTGCGGCGGTGCGGGGATCAGCGGGGCCGCACGGGTGCCGGGCCCGTGGACCCCCGGACGGTCAGGTGGGTCGGCAGCGCGACGGCGCCCGACGGGTGCTCACCCGGCGGCTCGTCGGCCGGCAGCGCATCGAGTCGACCGAGCAGCATCCGGATCGCCACCCGACCGGCGCGCTCGATCGGCGACGTCATGGTCGTCAGGGGCGGGTTGCAGAAGTCGGCACCGAAGATGTCGTCGCAGCCGACCACGCTCACGTCCTCGGGCACGCGGACGCCCCGCTCCCGGAACCGCGTCAGCATCCCGATCGCGATGAGGTCGTTGAAGGCGATGCACGCGGTGGCCCCGGCGTGCACGGCGGCGTCGGCGGCGGCCGCTCCGGAGTCGACGAACGGCGCGTGCGGGCCGACGCGGGCGACCCGGACGCCCAGACGCCCCGCCACGCGGACGAGCGCCCGCCAGCGGCGTTCGTTCGACCACGAGCTGTCCGGGCCGGCCACGTAGAGCACGTCCCGGTGCCCGAGGGAGACCAGGTGCTGCACGGCCTGCTCGACGCCTCCGGGGGTGTCGATGAGGACCGACGGCACCCCGGCCGGGCGACGGTTCACGACGACGAGCGGGGTCCGCTCGGCGAACCGGGCGATCTGCGCGTCGGACAGGCGGGACGCCGTGAGCACGGCGCCGTCGGCCTTGCCGGCGACGGCACGCAGCGCCGCGACCTCGGCCTCGGCGGACTCCTCGGTGTCGACGAGCAGCTGCGTCCACCCGGCGGCGGAGAGCTGGTGCTGCGTGCCGCGGATCACGTCGAAGTAGAAGGGGTTGGTGATGTCCGACACCAGGACGGCGACCGCCCGGGTCCGTCCCGAGGTGAGCGCCCGGGCCTGCGAGTTCGCGACGTAGCCGAGCTCGCGGGCGACCTGCTGGATCCGCTGCTGGGTGTCGCGGTTGACCCGGTCCGGCAGCGAGAGCGCGCGGGACACCGTGGACGGGGCGACCCCGGTCGCGTCGGCGATGTCCCGGATGGTCACCCGCCGCGAGGTGTCCGTGTCTGCGCTGCTCACGAGGCGAAACTAGGCCGGCGTGGCAACAAGTGGCAACCGGTTGCCGGTTGTTGCCACGGCCGGGACAGTGGTGGCACGTCGGCAGCGCAGCCGCCGTCCCGGGCACCGTCGCCCGGGGGAGATGTCGAGGAGGACACCCCCGCATGAGCACAGGAAGACGCAGGACCCGCATCCTGGTCGGTGCCGCCGTCGTCGCCGTCGCCGCCCTCTCGCTGCAGGGCTGCGCGATCGTCGACGGCAGCGGCGACGACCCGGACACCCTCCGCGTGATGATGGGCGCGGACACCACCTACCCGAAGGAACGCGCGCAGTGGCAGCGGGAGACCGCCGCCGAGTTCGAGCGCACCACGGGTGCCGACATCCAGTGGGAGACCTACTCGACCCCGCAGGAGGAGCTCACCGCGATCCAGACCAGCGTCATCTCGGGCCAGGGCCCGGACGTCTACGCGATCGGGACGACCTTCACCCCGACCGCCTACGCCACCGGTGCCTTCGTCGAGATGGGGCCGGAGCAGTGGGACGCGGTCGGCGGCAAGGACCAGTTCGCACCGGCGTCCCTCGGCATCTCCGGTCCGAGCACGGCGGAGCAGATCGGGATCCCCTTCGCCAGCCGACCGTTCGTGATGGCCGTCAACACGGAGCTCCTCGAGCGCGCCGGGATCACGGACCTGCCGACGACCTGGGACGAGCTCACCGAGGACGCCCGGAAGACCACCGGCGACGGTACCTACGGCATGGCGATCGCCTACGCGGACGGCTTCGACCCGTGGAAGTTCGTGTGGGGCATGGCACAGAACGCCGGCAACACGATCATCGACGGTGGGAAGGCCGAGATCGACGCCCCCGCCGTCGAGCAGGCCTACCGCACCTACTTCGACTGGGTGACGGAGGACGGCGTGGTCGACCCCGCGGCGATCGGCTGGAACAACCCGCAGGCCCTCGCGCAGTTCGCCGACGGCAAGGCCGCGTTCTTCCCGATGACCACGACGACCTCCCTGAACTCGCTGCAGGGCTCGGCCGTCGACGGCAAGTACGAGTACGCCCTGCTGCCGACCGTGCCCCCGGGCGCGACCGAGCGTCCCGCCGACGGCATCGAGGCGGCGAGCATCCTGTCCGGGGACAACCTCGTCGTCGCCGACTACGGCTCGAAGCAGGACCTGTCGTTCGACTTCGTGCGGCAGGTGTCCTCGCCCGAGGCGCAGGAACGCTACTTCGAGCTGTTCGGGCAACTGCCGACGAACACCGTCGCGGCGGACCGCATCGCGCAGCAGAACCCCGACCTCGCCCCCATCGTCCGCGCCGGCGAACTGTCGAAGCCCACCGCCTTCACCGGCGCCTGGTCGGACGTACAGCTCTCGCTGGTCGACGTCGTCGTGCAGTCGATCCCGTCGCTGAAGCGCGGCGAGGTCAGCGACGACCAGCTCCGGAAGCGCCTCGCAGCGGCGCAGCGGGACGCCCAGGCATCGCTCGACCGCCAGAAGAACGGAGGGCTGTGATGACCACCACGCAGACCCGACCCCGCCAGGAGACCCCGCGGGAGGTCCGCCCGCACGGGACGACCCCGCTGTACCAGCGCGAGCGTCCGCTCTGGATGCTCCTGCCCGGCGGCGTCCTCATGCTCGCCGTCATCGTCGTACCGCTGCTCGTCGGCCTGTACATCGCGATGCTCGACCTCGACCAGTACACGCTGCGCCAGTGGTTCAGCGCCCCCTTCGTCGGGTTCGCCAACTTCGCCGAGGCCTTCACCGACTCGCCGCTCCTGCACTCGATCTGGATCTCGGTGTCCCTGTCGGTGCTCGTCACCGCGGTCACCGTCCCGATCGGTGTCGCCGCGGCGGTCTCCACGCAGAACCGGTTCCCCGGGCGCGGCCTGGTCCGGTCGATCTACCTCGTGCCGTACGTGCTGCCGGCCTTCGTCGTCGGGACGTTCTTCCGCACGATGCTCCAGCCGCAGGGCGTGGTGAACACCGTCCTCGGCACCGACGTCCTCTGGCTGAACGGCTCCGCGTCCTACTGGGCGCTCGCCGGCGTCATGGTGTGGACGAGCTGGCCGTTCGTCTACCTGCTCTCGCTCGCCGGACTGCAGGCGGTCGACAACGAGGTGCACGAGGCCGCCGCCCTCGACGGCGTGACGTGGTGGGCGAAGCTCCGCTACATCGTCTTCCCGTACCTGCGCGGACCGCTGAGCCTGGCGATCATCATCTCGATCCTGCACAACATCAACAACTTCACGCTGCCCTTCGTGCTCTTCGGCAACCCCCTGCCCTCGAGCGTCGAGGTGATGCCCGTCCTGACGTACATCGCGAGCTTCCAGTCGTTCCGCTTCGGCCTGTCCGCGGCGATGGCGATCTGCTCGCTGGTGATCGTCGCGATCCCGCTGTTCGTCTACCTCCGGGCCGTCAAGCTCGACACCGGAGACGACGCGGGCCCCACTCGGAAGCAGCGTCGCGCGGACCGCGCCCTGCTCGCCGCCCCGGCCGCTGCCGACCTCGAGGGAGCCCGCGCATGAGCGCCTTCAGCCAGACCCGCACCCGTCCGACCGCGACGCTCACCGAGAGCATCACCGCCGGTGGCGCGAAGCGCCCGAAGCGTCCGTACGACACCGACGTCACCCGGCTGCTGCCGCGGTGGCTGCTGGTCACCGTGATCGCGGTCCTCGTCGCGTTCATCGCCGTGCCGGTGCTGTACATCCTGTTCGGCTCGGTGAACTCGGACGTCGCGGTCGCCCGCGGCGAGTACTTCCCGTCCGAGTTCACGCTGTCGAACTACGTGGCGATCTGGGACACCGTGGCGCTCGGGCAGGGCCTGGTGAACTCCCTGCTCACCGCCGGTGCGGTGGCGGTCGCGAGTGCGGCGCTCGCCGTGTCCACCGCCTACGTGCTCGTCCGGTTCCGGTTCCTCGGCCGGCTGACGATCCTCCGCGGGCTGCTCGCCCTGCAGTCGATCCCCGGCACCCTGCTGCTCCTGCCCGTCTTCGTGGTCTTCGCCAACATCGCGAGCGCCACCGGCGTGCAGGTGATCGGCACCCGCTGGGGCCTCTTCGTCACCTACCTGACGTTCGCCCTGCCGTTCTCGACGTGGGTGATGGTGACGTACCTGCGCGGTCTGCCGAAGGAGCTCGAGGAGGCGGCCCGCATCGACGGCGCCTCGAGCACCCGCATCCTGCGGAGCGTCGTGCTGCCCCTCTCGTGGCCCGGCATCGTGGTCTCGGCGATCTTCGCCTTCCTGCTCGGCTGGAACGACGTGCTCTTCAGCACGATCATGACGACCCCGAACACCCGCACGGTCGCCGTGGTGCTGCAGGTGCTCGGCACCGCCCAGGAGGGCGGCGCCGTCCCGATCTACGGCCAGATGATGGCCGCGTCGATCGTCTGCGCCGTGCCGGTCGTCGCGCTCTACCTCATCTTCCAGCGCTACCTGGTCGGCGGGCTCACCGCCGGCTCCGTCAAGTGACCTGGTCGGCGGGCAGGACCCATCGAGGCCGCCGGCTCCGTCAAGGAGCGAACGCAACCACACGACGGACGGGAGGCGCGGTGCCGGCCCGCCACGCGCCTCCCGTCCGACAAGGAAGGAACACGATGACCCAGCCAACGTGGGAGCTCTCCGGCTTCGGCGACGAGATCGATGCCGACCCGGCCGTCCAGGTCGCGGTGCTGCAGGCGCTCGGCGCGAGCGCGATCGAGGTGCGCAGCGCCTGGGGCACCAACGTCGTCGACCTCGACGACGACCAGCTCGCCGGCCTCCACCGCCTGTTCGAGGAGCGCGGGCAGACCGTGTCCGCGATCGCCTCGCCGATCGGCAAGGTGGTCGTCGACCGGCCCGTCGAGCACGAGGTCGAGCGGCTGGGCCGCGCGATCGCGGCCGCGCACGCGCTCGGCACGACGAACATCCGGATCTTCTCGTTCTACTTCGACGGGCGCTCGGCGGACGAGGTGCGCGACGACGTCATGGTCCGGATGCGTGCGCTCGCCGACCTCGCCGAGCGCGAGGGCGTCACCCTGCTGCACGAGAACGAGAAGGACATCTACGGCGACGTCCCCGAGCGCGTGCTCGACATCGTCGAGAGCGTCGGGTCGAGCGCGCTGCGGCTCGCCTGGGACAACGCGAACTACGTGCAGTGCGGCGTCCGGCCGTTCACCGACGGCTGGGCGCAGCTCGCGCCGTACGTCGACTACCTGCAGGTGAAGGACGCCCTGGCCGCCGACGCGTCCGTCGTCCCGGCGGGGGAGGGCGACGGCGAACTGCTCGAGACCCTGACCGCCCTCCGCGACGCCGGCTACTCCGGGTACGCCTCCCTCGAACCGCACCTCAGCGACGTCACCTCCCTCGGCGGGTTCTCCGGCCCCGCGGCCTTCGGCCGTGCCGGACGGGCCTTCCGTTCCCTCACCGACCAGATCGGAGTCACCCTGCGATGAGCACCCCACTGAAGCTGGCGGTCGTCGGCGCCGGCGTCATCGGACGCCACCACGCCCGCGTCGCCGTGCAGCACCCGGACCTGCAGGTCGTCGCCCTCGTCGACGCCGTCCCCGCGGCCGCCACCGGCGCGGCGGACGAGATCGAGGCGACGGGCGCCGACCGGCCCGTCACCACCGCGACCGTCGAGGAGGCCATCGCGCAGACCGACATCGACGTCGTCGCGATCTGCTCCCCGTCCGGCATGCACGTCCAGCTGGCCGAGGCGGCGCTCGCCGCGGGCAAGCACGTCGTCATCGAGAAGCCGCTCGACACCACGATGCCCCGGGCGCGCCAGATCGCGGCGCTCGCCGCGGACGCCCGCTCCCGTGGGGTGACGACGAGCGTGATCAGCCAGCACCGCTTCGACCCGGCCTCGGTCGCGGTCGCGGGAGCCGCGCACGGTGGCGACTTCGGCACCGTGACCTCCGGCGTCGCGAGCGTCGCCTGGTACCGCTCGCAGGGCTACTACGACTCGGGCGACTGGCGCGGCACGTGGGCGCTCGACGGCGGCGGCGCGGTGATGAACCAGGGCGTGCACACCGTCGACCTGCTCGTCTGGGCACTCGGTCGTCCCGAGGAGATCTCGGCGCAGGTCGGGCTCCTCGCGCACGACCGCATCGAGGTCGAGGACACCGCGGTCGCGACCGTCCGGTTCCGCGGCGGCGCGCTCGGCGTCATCCACTGCACGACCGCCGCCTACCCGGGACTCTCCGCGCGCTACGCGGTGTACGGCACGCACGGTTCGGCGATCGTCGACGACGACCGGCTCGCGTACTTCCACGTCGCACCGGACGCGGCGACGCTCGAGTCCGCGTCGACCACGGCGAACGCCACCGCGGTCGCCGACGCCGTCGACCAGAAGCACGACGTCGTCCCGCCGGAGCACGTCGTCGGCGGCCCGCCGGAGCCCGACCACTTCGCCGCGGGGCACGCCCGCCAGTACACGGACATCGTCGCCGCGATCCGCGAGGGGCGCGACCCCGGCGTGACCGTCGACGACGCCCTCGTGTCGCTCGCGACCGTCCGCGGCCTGTACGTCAGCGCGACCCTCGGGCAGCCGGTCCGGATCGACGACGTCATCGAGGGGAAGTACGACGACGTCGAACCGGTCGTCGCTCCCCGGGAAGGAGCAGTCCGGTGAAGTTCTCCGTGTTCACCGCGTCCACGCCCGACTGGACCCCGTCGCAGGCAGCCGACACCCTCGCCGAGCAGGGCTGGGACGGCATCGAGTGGCGGATCGTCGACGACCGCACCGAGGACGGCTCGTCCGGCTTCTGGGCCGGCAACCGGTCGACCTGGCAGTTCACCGGCATCGCGGACCGGGTCGGCGAGATCGCCCGCACCACCGCCGCCGCCGGCCTGCAGTACTCGGGCATCGGCGGCTACCAGCCGGTGTCCGACCACGAGGGCGTCGAGACGATGCTCCGGGTGACGAGCGAACTCGGCGCCCGCCAGGTGCGCGTCACCATGCCCTGGTACCAGCGGGAGCGCGAGCGGACCGGCGCCACCTACGGGGAGCTCTTCGACCGCACGCGCGCCGACCTCGAGTGGGCGGCGGTGCGTGCTGCCGCGCTCGGTGTCAAGGCACTCGTCGAGCTGCACCACATGACGATCACCCCGTCCGCGTCGGCCGCGCTCCGGCTCGTCGACGGGCTCGACCCCGAGCACGTCGGCGTCATCCACGACCTGGGGAACCTCGTGATCGAGGGGCAGGAGGACCACCTCGCGGCCTTCGAGCTCCTCGGGCCGTACCTCGCCCACGCGCACGTGAAGAACGCACGGTGGGTCGACACCGGCGAGACCCGGGCCGACGGCAGCCGGATCTGGCGGAACGAGTGGGCACCGCTGCGCGACGGCCAGGCGTCGGTGTCCGAGTACCTCGACGCCCTGCGACGGCACGGGTACGGCGGCTGGGTCACCATCGAGGACTTCTCGACCGACCTGCCGCTCGCCGAGCGCACCGCCGACAACCTGGCGTACCTGCGCTCCCTGGTCCCGGTGACCGCATGAGTCGGCGCCCCGGCATCGCCCACCTCGGCATCGGCGCGTTCGCGCGCGCCCACCTCGCCTGGTACACGCAGCACGCCAGCGGTGATCCGTGGGGGATCACCGCCTTCACCGGGCGCTCGCCCGGAGCAGCCGATGCGCTCGCCGGGCAGGACTGCCGGTACACGCTGGTGACGCGAGCGGCCGACGGTGACACGGCCGAGGTGGTCGACTCGATCGTGGCGGCGCACCCCGGCGGCGACGGCACGGCCTGGAGGCACGTGGTCGCGTCCCCGGGGACGACCATCGTCACGCTGACGGTCACCGAGGCCGGCTACCGCGCCGACGCCGACGTGCCGGCCCGGTTGGTCGACGGGCTCGCCGCACGCCGGGCCGCCGACGGCGGACGCATCGCCCTGGTGTCGCTCGACAACCTGACGCACAACGGCGCCGTGCTCCGCGAGGCGGTGCTGGGGGCGACGGACGACCCGGCACTCCGGTCGTGGATCGAGTCGTCCGTCGCCTTCCCGTCGTCGATGGTGGACCGGATCACGCCGGCCACCACCGCCGCCGACCTCGACGAGATCGGCGACCTGCCCGGGGCGTTCGACGGCGACCGTGTGCCCGTGGTCACGGAACCCTTCGCCGAGTGGGTGCTCGAGGACGTGTTCGACGGCATCGACCGCCCCGAGTGGGAGACCGCCGGCGTCCGGCTCGTGCCCGACGTCACCCCGTACGAGCAGCGGAAGCTCTGGCTGCTCAACGGGGCGCACTCGCTCCTGGCGTACCTCGGCCTGCTGCTCGGCCACGACACCGTGGCGTCGGCGATGGACGACCCACGCTGCCGGACCGCCGTCGAGCAGCTCTGGGACGAAGCCGCCGCCGAACTCCCGCTGCCGGCCGACGAGGTCGCCGACGCCCGGGCCGCGCTCGTCGAGCGGTTCGCGAACCCGCGCATCCGGCACACCCTGCGCCAGATCGCGTCCGGCGGCTCGCAGAAGCTGCCCGTCCGCGTCGTCGACGTCCTGCGTCGGCGACTCGAGCGCGACCCCGACGCCGGGGTCGGCCCGGGAGCCGCGACCCTGCTCGCCGCCTGGTGGGTGCACTGCACCACGCAGGCCGAGCTGGTGGACGACGCCGGAGCACCCGGGCCAGACTCGGACGTGCACGACGTCCTGGGGGTCGTCGCGCCCGACCTCGACACCACCCCAGTGGTGGCCGCCGTCACCGCGGCCGCCGAACGCATCCGCGCCGCCGCGGCACCAGCACGCGGCCCCGTCGACGAAGGAGTCCACGCATGACCGACACCGGCACCACGAACCCCGCTGCGCCCGTCCCCGGCGCTGCCGACGGCGGCGGGGCGACGGACCCGACCGCCGGCCGACCGGACACCTGGGCGTCGGCCGACCGCGGACAGCTCATCGACCGGGCGGAGGTCATCGTCACGAGTCCGGACCGCAACTTCGTCACCCTGCGGATCACCACCGCCGACGGTGTCACCGGGCTCGGCGACGCCACCCTCAACGGCCGCGAGCTCGCCGTGTCCGCGTACCTGTCCGAGCACGTCGTCCCGCTGCTCGTCGGGCGGGACGCCAGCCGCATCGAGGACGCCTGGCAGTTCCTCTACCGCTCGTCGTACTGGCGCCGGGGCCCGGTCACGATGGCCGCCATCGCGGCCGTCGACATGGCGCTGTGGGACATCAAGGCCAAGGTCGCCGGGATGCCGCTCTACCAGCTGCTCGGCGGGGCGTCGCGCACCGGACTCATGGCGTACGGCCACGCCTCGGGCAAGGAGCTCCCGGAGCTCTTCGACTCGATCCGCGAGCACCAGGAGGAGGGCTACCGGTCCATCCGCGTGCAGACGGGCGTCCCCGGGCTCGAGAGCATCTACGGCATCGCGTCGAACCGGACGACCGAGGGCAACGCCGGCGTCCGGTACGACTTCGAGCCGGCACAGCGCGGTGCGTTCCCGGCGATGGAGGACTGGGACACCCGTGCCTACCTGCGCCACGTGCCGACCGTGTTCGAGGCCGTCCGGAACGAGTTCGGGCCCGAGCTGCCGCTCCTGCACGACGGCCACCACCGGATGACCCCGCTGCAGGCGGCCAAGCTCGGCAAGAGCCTGGAGCCGTACGACCTGTTCTGGCTCGAGGACTGCACCCCCGCCGAGAACCAGGAGGCGCTCAAGCTCGTCCGGCAGCACACCACCACGCCGCTCGCGATCGGCGAGGTCTTCAACACGATCTGGGACTTCAAGGACATCATCCGCGACCAGCTCATCGACTACGTGCGCGGTGCCGTGACCCACATGGGCGGCGTCACCCCGCTGCGCAAGACGATGGACTACGCCGCGATGTACCAGATCAAGTCCGGGTTCCACGGGCCGACGGACATCTCACCCGTCGGACTCGCCGCGCAGATGCACCTCGGGATGGCGATCCACAACTTCGGCATCCAGGAGTACATGCAGCACGGACCGAGGACGAACCAGGTGTTCCGGCAGACGTTCACCTTCACGGACGGGTACCTGCACCCGGGCGACGAGCCGGGCCTCGGCGTGACGCTCGACGTGGACGAGGCGGGGAAGTACCCGTACGAGCAGGCGTACCTGCCGTTCAACCGCCTGGCCGACGGCACCGTCCACGACTGGTAGTCCGACGCCGGACCGGCGGGGGACCCCGCCTCCGCCCCCGCCCCCGCCCCCGCTTCCGAGCGGGCGACCTGCGGCACGGTCGCGCACGACGGTGACGTACGCGGCCCGCTCGGTGGAGGACGTGCGGCGTGTCCTGCCCGGTCGCTCGTGGTTCCGCCGAGAGCGCGGGTGAGCCGACGGGCATGCTGGGGGCATGGAGTTCGCGGACGAGGCGAGGGAACTGCTCCTCGTCGCGCCCGCCGACTTCGTGCGGGAGCGCACCACGCGGCAGCGTGCGGTGCGGAAGGACGACCGAGCGCTCGCGACGCGCATCGGCGGTCTGCGCAAGCCCGCGCCCGCGGCGTGGGTGGTCGACCTGCTCGCGCACGAGGGCGCCCTGGACGAGGCGGTCGAGCTCGGGCCCGCGATCCGGCAGGCCCAGGAGGATGCGGACCCCGACGAGATCCGACGGCTCCGCCGCCAGCGGTCCGACGTCGTCGCCGCGCTGGCGCAGGCGGGGGCCGACCTGGCGTCCGACGCCGGGCACCCGCTGACATCCGCCGTCCTCGACCAGGTCCGCGCGACGATCGAGGCTGCGATGGCCGACGGACACGCGGGCGCCGCCGTCCGATCCGGCCTGCTCGTCCGACCGCTCGAGAGCGCCGGGTTCGACGACGTCGACCTCGACGGGGCACTGGCCGATCCCGACGCGGTCCCGGACGCGTGGTCCGGTACCGACGCCGAACCCATCCCGATCACCAGCGCGCGGCGATCCCGGAAGGGGAGCCGAGCCTCCCGGCCGGAGCCGGAGCCGGAGCCGGAGCCGGAGCCGGAGCTGCAGCCGGAGCCGCAGTCCGAGCCGGAGCCGGAGCCGGAAGCCGAACCGCAGGCCGAACCCGGACCGCGTACCGACCCAGCTGCCGAGCGCCGCGCCGCTCGCGAGGCCGAGGCGACCGCTCGGGCCGAGTCCCGCGATGCCGACGCGGCCCTCGACGCGGCGGAGCAGGAACTCGAGGCCGCCGAGGACCGTCGTGCCGAGCTCGAACGGCAGCTCGCCGAAGCAGTCGTCGAGGTCGAGCGGGCCGAACGCGCGCGCGACGAGGCAGCGGACGCGAGTGACCGCGCGCGGGACCTCCTGCGCGCCGCGCAGCACCACCGCCGAGACGTCGGTCGCTGACCGGTGACGACCCTCAGGCACCAGCCGATCGCTCGGAACGCACCTCCGCGACGAGCCGCTGCACGCGCGACCACCGACGACGCTCAGCGACGGCGAGGACGACCACCAGGACGGCGGTCGCGAGGACGATGGCGGGGACGAGCGGCCCCGGGGAGCCGAGCAGGACGATCCCCAGTCCGACGAGGCTCGGCAGGGTCGCCGCCGACGTCCGGCGCTGCCACCGGGTGATCGCGTCGACCAGGTCGACCGATCGCGGCGTGGGTACCTCCGCACCGCGGAGCTGTCGGCGGAGGTCCCGACGATCGGCAGCCCCGAGGAGTGCGACCGGAGACCGGGCAGGGAGGAACGGTTCGAGTCGCCCGCGCCGTCGAGCGACCGACCACGCCCCGACCGCCACGACCCACCCGAGGACCGCGACGGCGACGCGCCAGTCGAGCCCACCGAGGACCGCGAGCGGCACGTCGATGCCGGCCACCAGCGTCGCGGCGGCGGCGAGGGCGGCCTGGATCGACGGCCCGCGTCCCCGCCTCGGTCCGCGGGCGAGCGCTTCGGCTGCGCGCGCCGCCGCTGCCCACCGGTCGTCGGTGGCCGGGTCGCGCGCGGGCAGGGACTCGTTCGTCGACACGCCCCGACGCTAGCGACGCGTCCTGACCGCAGGGCTCGACGGCATCTCATCCACTCGGATGAAAGGTGCCGCCCGAGCTCGCAGCCGCGTCGACGCCCGCCCTACGCTCGCCGACATGACCTCCTTCCTGCGTCGCCGCGTCCGGCACGTGCTGCCTCCGGTCGTCGGTGCCGTGTACCTGGTGCTCTGGATCGTCGCCGAGGCCGGACGCTCCGAGCTGACCGGGCACGTGCTCGTCGTCGCCGCGTTCGCCGTCGCCATCGGGTTGACGAACTGGATGCCCGCGACGGCGCTCGGCCTGGTCGTGGTGGTCCCGCTGCTGCAGGCGCTGCACCTGCTCGACCGCCCGCGCGCGACGACGTGGCCGGAGTACCTGGCGATCGCGATCGTCGTGGGCGTCGTCGGTGCAGGGCGGTCGGGGCTGCTCCGGTGGCTCGCGGTCCCGGTGCTCGGCGTCGCGAGCATCGCCGCCGCCTGGGCGATGGCGGTGCCGACGGTCGCCGACCCCGACGTCTGGGGCAACTGGACCGGGGCGCACTCGGGGACGCGGAGTGACCTCGTGCTCCTGTCGCTGGCGATCGCCGGCGCGAGCGGCATCGCCTGGGCCGCCGGCGTCGCCGTCGGTGCAGCGTGGCGGATCGGCCTCGCCAGGACCC
The sequence above is drawn from the Curtobacterium sp. MR_MD2014 genome and encodes:
- a CDS encoding ABC transporter substrate-binding protein, which encodes MSTGRRRTRILVGAAVVAVAALSLQGCAIVDGSGDDPDTLRVMMGADTTYPKERAQWQRETAAEFERTTGADIQWETYSTPQEELTAIQTSVISGQGPDVYAIGTTFTPTAYATGAFVEMGPEQWDAVGGKDQFAPASLGISGPSTAEQIGIPFASRPFVMAVNTELLERAGITDLPTTWDELTEDARKTTGDGTYGMAIAYADGFDPWKFVWGMAQNAGNTIIDGGKAEIDAPAVEQAYRTYFDWVTEDGVVDPAAIGWNNPQALAQFADGKAAFFPMTTTTSLNSLQGSAVDGKYEYALLPTVPPGATERPADGIEAASILSGDNLVVADYGSKQDLSFDFVRQVSSPEAQERYFELFGQLPTNTVAADRIAQQNPDLAPIVRAGELSKPTAFTGAWSDVQLSLVDVVVQSIPSLKRGEVSDDQLRKRLAAAQRDAQASLDRQKNGGL
- a CDS encoding sugar phosphate isomerase/epimerase family protein, with translation MTQPTWELSGFGDEIDADPAVQVAVLQALGASAIEVRSAWGTNVVDLDDDQLAGLHRLFEERGQTVSAIASPIGKVVVDRPVEHEVERLGRAIAAAHALGTTNIRIFSFYFDGRSADEVRDDVMVRMRALADLAEREGVTLLHENEKDIYGDVPERVLDIVESVGSSALRLAWDNANYVQCGVRPFTDGWAQLAPYVDYLQVKDALAADASVVPAGEGDGELLETLTALRDAGYSGYASLEPHLSDVTSLGGFSGPAAFGRAGRAFRSLTDQIGVTLR
- a CDS encoding LacI family DNA-binding transcriptional regulator, with the protein product MSSADTDTSRRVTIRDIADATGVAPSTVSRALSLPDRVNRDTQQRIQQVARELGYVANSQARALTSGRTRAVAVLVSDITNPFYFDVIRGTQHQLSAAGWTQLLVDTEESAEAEVAALRAVAGKADGAVLTASRLSDAQIARFAERTPLVVVNRRPAGVPSVLIDTPGGVEQAVQHLVSLGHRDVLYVAGPDSSWSNERRWRALVRVAGRLGVRVARVGPHAPFVDSGAAAADAAVHAGATACIAFNDLIAIGMLTRFRERGVRVPEDVSVVGCDDIFGADFCNPPLTTMTSPIERAGRVAIRMLLGRLDALPADEPPGEHPSGAVALPTHLTVRGSTGPAPVRPR
- a CDS encoding carbohydrate ABC transporter permease, with the translated sequence MTTTQTRPRQETPREVRPHGTTPLYQRERPLWMLLPGGVLMLAVIVVPLLVGLYIAMLDLDQYTLRQWFSAPFVGFANFAEAFTDSPLLHSIWISVSLSVLVTAVTVPIGVAAAVSTQNRFPGRGLVRSIYLVPYVLPAFVVGTFFRTMLQPQGVVNTVLGTDVLWLNGSASYWALAGVMVWTSWPFVYLLSLAGLQAVDNEVHEAAALDGVTWWAKLRYIVFPYLRGPLSLAIIISILHNINNFTLPFVLFGNPLPSSVEVMPVLTYIASFQSFRFGLSAAMAICSLVIVAIPLFVYLRAVKLDTGDDAGPTRKQRRADRALLAAPAAADLEGARA
- a CDS encoding sugar phosphate isomerase/epimerase family protein, whose protein sequence is MKFSVFTASTPDWTPSQAADTLAEQGWDGIEWRIVDDRTEDGSSGFWAGNRSTWQFTGIADRVGEIARTTAAAGLQYSGIGGYQPVSDHEGVETMLRVTSELGARQVRVTMPWYQRERERTGATYGELFDRTRADLEWAAVRAAALGVKALVELHHMTITPSASAALRLVDGLDPEHVGVIHDLGNLVIEGQEDHLAAFELLGPYLAHAHVKNARWVDTGETRADGSRIWRNEWAPLRDGQASVSEYLDALRRHGYGGWVTIEDFSTDLPLAERTADNLAYLRSLVPVTA
- a CDS encoding carbohydrate ABC transporter permease is translated as MSAFSQTRTRPTATLTESITAGGAKRPKRPYDTDVTRLLPRWLLVTVIAVLVAFIAVPVLYILFGSVNSDVAVARGEYFPSEFTLSNYVAIWDTVALGQGLVNSLLTAGAVAVASAALAVSTAYVLVRFRFLGRLTILRGLLALQSIPGTLLLLPVFVVFANIASATGVQVIGTRWGLFVTYLTFALPFSTWVMVTYLRGLPKELEEAARIDGASSTRILRSVVLPLSWPGIVVSAIFAFLLGWNDVLFSTIMTTPNTRTVAVVLQVLGTAQEGGAVPIYGQMMAASIVCAVPVVALYLIFQRYLVGGLTAGSVK
- a CDS encoding Gfo/Idh/MocA family protein — protein: MSTPLKLAVVGAGVIGRHHARVAVQHPDLQVVALVDAVPAAATGAADEIEATGADRPVTTATVEEAIAQTDIDVVAICSPSGMHVQLAEAALAAGKHVVIEKPLDTTMPRARQIAALAADARSRGVTTSVISQHRFDPASVAVAGAAHGGDFGTVTSGVASVAWYRSQGYYDSGDWRGTWALDGGGAVMNQGVHTVDLLVWALGRPEEISAQVGLLAHDRIEVEDTAVATVRFRGGALGVIHCTTAAYPGLSARYAVYGTHGSAIVDDDRLAYFHVAPDAATLESASTTANATAVADAVDQKHDVVPPEHVVGGPPEPDHFAAGHARQYTDIVAAIREGRDPGVTVDDALVSLATVRGLYVSATLGQPVRIDDVIEGKYDDVEPVVAPREGAVR
- a CDS encoding mannitol dehydrogenase family protein; the encoded protein is MSRRPGIAHLGIGAFARAHLAWYTQHASGDPWGITAFTGRSPGAADALAGQDCRYTLVTRAADGDTAEVVDSIVAAHPGGDGTAWRHVVASPGTTIVTLTVTEAGYRADADVPARLVDGLAARRAADGGRIALVSLDNLTHNGAVLREAVLGATDDPALRSWIESSVAFPSSMVDRITPATTAADLDEIGDLPGAFDGDRVPVVTEPFAEWVLEDVFDGIDRPEWETAGVRLVPDVTPYEQRKLWLLNGAHSLLAYLGLLLGHDTVASAMDDPRCRTAVEQLWDEAAAELPLPADEVADARAALVERFANPRIRHTLRQIASGGSQKLPVRVVDVLRRRLERDPDAGVGPGAATLLAAWWVHCTTQAELVDDAGAPGPDSDVHDVLGVVAPDLDTTPVVAAVTAAAERIRAAAAPARGPVDEGVHA